From Antedon mediterranea chromosome 9, ecAntMedi1.1, whole genome shotgun sequence, a single genomic window includes:
- the LOC140059175 gene encoding metalloproteinase inhibitor 3-like, whose amino-acid sequence MMDNFLVFGVFLLVVVWIEAGSMGSDCGFNCVPKHPQQKYCDADFVIRGQVKNRNYTTKDGMPNMETGMGGDMPFNYYIVYTVAIEKVFKGPSYYEEGMEMYIKTEASNSMCGIGNLMNRKSYLLSGQKEEDTMMNINGCNWVTEFKKLTSAQKTGVKRQYGANCNSCEIEDCENRQCKASAKTRCVYNPAGSKSCHQQFSYCILKKNGVCKWDRKRDEMKECLRENTK is encoded by the exons ATGATGgataattttcttgtttttggTGTATTTCTTCTTGTTGTGGTATGGATAGAAGCTGGGAGCATGGGAAGCGATTGTGGGTTCAATTGTGTTCCTAAGCATCCCCAACAAAAGTACTGTGATGCAGATTTTG TGATTCGAGGACAGGTGAAAAATCGGAATTATACAACGAAAGATGGGATGCCTAACATGGAAACGGGAATGGGAGGAGATATGCCATTCAACTACTACATCGTGTACACAGTTGCTATCGAAAAAGTTTTCAAAGGCCCATCATACTACGAAGAGGGAATGGAGATGTATATTAAAACAGAGGCTTCTAACAGCATGTGCGGAATTGGCAATCTTATGAATAGAAAGTCATACCTATTATCAG gtCAAAAGGAAGAAGATACAATGATGAACATCAATGGATGTAATTGGGTGACAGAATTCAAAAAGTTGACATCTGCACAAAAAACTGGCGTAAAGCGGCAGTATGGAGCAAACTGTAACTCTTGTGAA ATTGAAGATTGTGAAAATAGACAGTGTAAAGCATCTGCAAAGACAAGATGTGTGTACAATCCTGCAGGATCAAAATCATGTCATCAACAGTTTTCTTATTGCATCCTCAAAAAGAACGGTGTTTGCAAATGGGACAGGAAACGAGATGAGATGAAAGAGTGCTTAcgagaaaatacaaaataa
- the LOC140059027 gene encoding metalloproteinase inhibitor 1-like, translating to MKLLAGLLVVCYLQASLACYCSLDHPQKKYCTADYAIRGKIITKENVYQHVEPTTKAPVENEPIQSMVRFAEPVGFGGGPVGFGGGPVGVGNTPIDSKRPIAIKYFVRVEKIYKGKDLMTDKKVEIITPPTDSLCGVVNLEVNSVYLLSGRKWENDLRIETCGWIAKYDDLSRRQRQGLKKTYNNCDDCQIQLCYGPYCPSKQEGLCMWDSSGLYEDCESKYAHCMENKKGKCIWNGKSDYKACKSKREAEKEARTP from the exons ATGAAGTTATTGGCTGGTTTATTGGTTGTCTGTTACCTGCAAGCATCATTAGCGTGCTATTGCTCGTTAGATCATCCACAAAAGAAGTATTGCACAGCGGACTATG CTATTCGTGGGAAAATAATCACAAAAGAAAACGTTTACCAACATGTTGAACCAACAACTAAAGCTCCAGTTGAGAACGAACCAATCCAATCAATGGTTAGATTTGCCGAACCTGTCGGATTTGGTGGTGGACCAGTTGGATTTGGTGGCGGACCTGTCGGTGTTGGAAATACACCAATTGATTCCAAGAGACCAATCGCAATCAAGTACTTTGTCCGTGTTGAGAAGATTTATAAGGGAAAAGACCTTATGACGGACAAAAAGGTTGAGATCATCACGCCACCAACAGATTCACTTTGTGGGGTTGTAAACTTAGAGGTCAACAGTGTTTATCTTCTTTCAG GTCGTAAGTGGGAGAATGACCTCCGAATAGAAACTTGTGGTTGGATCGCCAAATATGATGATTTATCCAGACGACAACGACAAGGTCTTAAGAAAACGTACAACAACTGTGACGATTGTCAA atcCAACTATGTTATGGACCATACTGCCCATCAAAACAGGAGGGTCTGTGTATGTGGGACTCTTCCGGTCTTTATGAGGATTGCGAATCAAAATATGCCCACTGTATGGAGAACAAAAAAGGAAAGTGCATTTGGAATGGAAAATCTGATTATAAAGCATGTAAAAGTAAGCGTGAAGCTGAAAAAGAAGCACGCACGCCATAG